From Candidatus Omnitrophota bacterium, the proteins below share one genomic window:
- a CDS encoding thiamine pyrophosphate-dependent enzyme, with translation MTTQTTNGPVPAPAGQPITIKDLHTENPRWCVGCGDFGVTMGLKRFVVDTQLQLHTTVNISGIGCSGRAPNYYNTYGVHSIHGRPITIALGLAIARPDLNIFVHSGDGDALSIGGNHLIHGINKNFNCVFMLYDNELYALTKNQTSPTTRREHPTMTQPHGTYLEPIDPIRMALGLGASFVAGTADWIPDHLGNTLKAAFEHKGFSFVHILQRCPHFDPFNFDHKSTTWFGFLKNEKGIAPDKRIADKTEVIDHDPGNLVKAFELALQKKRYFGLYYRDANKPCYDDILRNLAQNAPQKPRTGILDAFKI, from the coding sequence ATGACAACACAGACGACAAACGGGCCCGTCCCGGCCCCCGCTGGGCAGCCCATCACCATCAAGGACCTCCACACGGAGAACCCCCGCTGGTGCGTCGGCTGCGGGGACTTCGGGGTCACGATGGGACTCAAACGTTTCGTTGTCGACACCCAGTTGCAGCTGCATACCACGGTCAACATTTCCGGGATCGGCTGCTCCGGCCGCGCTCCGAATTATTACAACACCTACGGCGTGCACTCGATCCACGGACGCCCCATCACCATCGCCCTGGGACTGGCCATCGCCCGGCCCGACCTGAACATCTTTGTCCATTCCGGTGACGGCGACGCCTTGAGCATCGGCGGCAACCACCTGATCCACGGGATCAACAAAAACTTCAACTGTGTTTTCATGCTCTATGACAACGAACTTTACGCCCTGACCAAGAACCAGACGTCCCCCACAACGCGGCGAGAACATCCCACCATGACCCAGCCGCATGGGACTTACCTCGAACCGATCGATCCGATCCGGATGGCCCTGGGCCTGGGCGCGTCATTCGTGGCCGGGACAGCCGACTGGATCCCGGATCACCTGGGCAACACCCTGAAGGCGGCGTTTGAACACAAGGGTTTTTCATTTGTGCATATCCTCCAGCGTTGCCCCCATTTCGACCCCTTCAACTTTGACCACAAAAGCACGACCTGGTTCGGATTCCTCAAAAACGAAAAAGGGATCGCGCCGGATAAGCGCATCGCCGACAAGACCGAGGTCATCGATCATGACCCGGGCAACTTGGTCAAGGCCTTTGAACTGGCCCTGCAGAAAAAGCGTTACTTCGGGCTGTACTACCGCGACGCCAACAAACCCTGCTACGACG
- a CDS encoding 2-oxoacid:acceptor oxidoreductase family protein, producing the protein MSKEMKNISRFELLMDAGFGAQKSGDILIQAFARTGKYVYIEPMIPAEISPPPRTRPALSGVIIRVADFDITNIGNDTDLILASHEIVLDRRLDDEETNPNARVLLDMGNKPDNEESYAKVIKRVAELKLNLFPFEIDAEAKKIIHNLGGKGENMYYMGMLAAIYNMPPEPVIIEIKEAFGKKLKEEVLKQNLLLFDHGYQFAQKNVNFSFEIKGTRPLDDMVLIDGNSSLSMGIIDAGIKFYSGYPITPASSIMHTLAKQFPSYGGVVHQAEDEIAAIGSAIGASYGGVTAVTATSGPGLSLKQEFIGFATAAEVPLIVIDVQRSGPSTGMPTKTEQSDLLAAIFGSHGDYAKIVLSVSNIIDCFYAPQVARYLAEKLKLPVFILSDFLTANSYKVIQTPKITLMDNINDIPDFVLERFHIQRLPEKIEMVRNRQDIPGTPGGMRRITGLNTTAEGSINYFAGTNHRSHAVRNEKVHVVQRALTKPEMFGPEENEVLIVGWGSARGTIEEAIVNKCMKLGIPASGLHLKIVYPLPLMLKDIFSKFKKVVTVEVAYGDELKPSPLAFLLRAHTCMDIRPLISKASGRPLRPNGIVNKVAEMLGRTPPFP; encoded by the coding sequence ATGTCAAAGGAAATGAAGAACATCTCCCGGTTTGAGCTTTTGATGGACGCCGGGTTCGGCGCCCAGAAATCCGGGGACATCCTGATCCAGGCCTTCGCCCGGACAGGCAAATACGTTTACATCGAACCCATGATCCCGGCGGAGATCAGCCCGCCGCCGAGGACAAGGCCGGCCTTGTCCGGAGTTATCATCCGTGTGGCGGATTTCGACATCACCAACATCGGCAACGACACGGACCTGATCCTCGCTTCGCACGAAATCGTGCTGGACCGCCGGCTCGATGACGAAGAAACCAACCCCAACGCCCGGGTCCTGCTCGACATGGGGAACAAGCCGGACAACGAGGAATCCTACGCAAAGGTCATCAAGCGGGTCGCGGAACTCAAGCTCAACCTTTTCCCTTTTGAGATCGACGCGGAAGCCAAGAAAATCATCCATAACCTGGGCGGCAAAGGGGAGAACATGTATTACATGGGCATGCTGGCCGCCATCTACAACATGCCGCCCGAGCCGGTCATCATCGAAATCAAGGAAGCCTTCGGTAAAAAACTCAAGGAAGAGGTCCTCAAGCAAAACCTGCTTTTGTTCGACCACGGCTATCAGTTCGCCCAAAAGAACGTCAATTTCTCCTTTGAGATCAAGGGCACGCGCCCGCTGGACGACATGGTCCTGATCGACGGAAATTCGTCGCTGAGCATGGGCATCATCGACGCGGGCATCAAATTCTACAGCGGATACCCGATCACGCCGGCGTCTTCCATCATGCACACCCTGGCCAAACAGTTCCCGTCCTATGGCGGGGTCGTTCACCAGGCGGAAGACGAGATCGCGGCGATCGGCTCGGCCATCGGCGCCTCCTACGGCGGCGTCACGGCCGTGACAGCGACCTCCGGCCCGGGGCTGTCGCTCAAGCAGGAATTCATCGGGTTCGCCACGGCCGCAGAGGTCCCGCTCATCGTCATCGATGTCCAGAGATCCGGCCCCTCAACAGGGATGCCGACCAAAACCGAACAATCCGATCTGCTGGCGGCGATCTTCGGCAGCCATGGAGATTACGCAAAAATTGTATTAAGCGTCTCCAATATCATTGACTGTTTTTACGCGCCGCAAGTGGCCCGTTACCTGGCCGAAAAACTCAAATTGCCGGTCTTTATCCTGAGTGACTTTTTGACCGCCAACAGCTACAAAGTCATCCAGACGCCGAAAATCACGTTGATGGACAATATCAACGACATCCCGGATTTCGTCCTGGAACGTTTCCACATCCAGCGGCTGCCGGAAAAGATCGAAATGGTCCGGAACCGCCAGGACATTCCCGGCACGCCGGGCGGGATGCGTCGCATCACCGGCCTCAACACCACGGCAGAAGGGTCCATCAACTATTTCGCCGGGACCAACCACCGCTCGCACGCGGTCCGCAACGAAAAGGTGCACGTTGTCCAGCGCGCCCTGACCAAACCGGAAATGTTCGGCCCGGAGGAGAACGAAGTCCTCATCGTCGGATGGGGAAGCGCCCGGGGAACGATCGAGGAAGCCATCGTGAACAAATGCATGAAGCTCGGCATCCCGGCCTCGGGGCTGCACCTGAAGATTGTCTATCCCTTGCCGTTAATGCTGAAGGACATCTTCTCCAAATTCAAAAAAGTCGTCACCGTTGAAGTGGCCTACGGCGACGAGCTCAAACCGTCCCCGCTGGCGTTTCTGCTCAGGGCGCACACCTGCATGGACATCCGGCCGCTGATTTCCAAAGCCTCGGGACGGCCGCTGAGGCCCAACGGCATTGTCAACAAGGTGGCCGAGATGCTCGGCCGGACACCGCCGTTTCCGTAA